The Patescibacteria group bacterium genome window below encodes:
- a CDS encoding FAD:protein FMN transferase encodes MEYSSHNFSAIGTDWTIDLPSNLSAAEQSSLVEKLKDRLELFDFTYSRFRADSIITLWSKKAGQYPLPDDAGPLLALYEKVYSLTDGLVNPLIGKTIASAGYDANYSLRASSVLEETPSWEDVLSIDKDSITFKKPAILDLGAAGKGYAIDLLSDILTEHGLESFMINAGGDIFRKEETDSVVRVGLEDPQDSSKVIGVASLHNGSLCASAGNRRAWPGFHHIINPKTKKSPQDIIAVWVSAETAALADILATALFFCPPEKLKTTYDFEYVIIGKDRSVKYSTNFKGELFLK; translated from the coding sequence ATGGAATATTCTTCACATAATTTCTCTGCTATCGGTACTGACTGGACTATTGATCTGCCTTCTAATCTTTCTGCGGCTGAACAAAGTTCTTTAGTGGAAAAATTAAAAGACAGACTTGAGCTTTTTGATTTTACTTATTCTCGTTTTAGGGCAGATTCAATTATTACTCTTTGGTCCAAAAAGGCCGGGCAATATCCTTTACCAGATGATGCCGGGCCTCTTTTGGCTTTATATGAAAAAGTATATTCTTTAACGGATGGCTTAGTTAATCCTTTAATTGGCAAAACCATTGCTTCGGCCGGTTATGACGCTAATTATTCTTTACGTGCATCTTCTGTTTTAGAAGAAACCCCTTCTTGGGAAGATGTTTTATCTATTGATAAAGACTCCATTACTTTTAAAAAACCGGCGATACTTGATTTAGGGGCAGCTGGCAAAGGCTATGCCATTGATCTTTTGTCTGACATATTGACTGAACATGGGCTTGAATCTTTTATGATTAACGCCGGTGGAGATATTTTTCGTAAGGAAGAAACCGATAGTGTGGTACGGGTTGGCTTAGAAGATCCCCAAGATTCTTCCAAGGTAATTGGGGTAGCATCTTTACATAACGGCAGTCTTTGTGCCTCAGCCGGTAATCGTCGGGCCTGGCCAGGTTTTCATCATATTATTAACCCGAAAACTAAAAAGTCTCCCCAAGATATTATAGCGGTTTGGGTTTCGGCCGAAACAGCCGCTTTAGCGGATATTTTAGCTACTGCTCTTTTCTTTTGTCCCCCAGAAAAACTTAAGACGACATATGATTTTGAATATGTTATAATTGGAAAAGATCGCTCGGTAAAATATTCCACTAATTTTAAGGGTGAGTTGTTTTTAAAATAG
- a CDS encoding AI-2E family transporter, giving the protein MLNLHRVKFSDAFRLASAFGLVALILLFIFSISDILLIFLTALILAIALDRPIDKLVKRGIPHAASVIFIYLTLLLVLSLSLYLILPPLAYEIRSFAINFPVHLEKLSVFSDDYLAYSDDDVSQLSVYIKNMSDVMVSSSHTIFGTVFKIFGGAASFLALFFIALFLNIQRDGVRHFIYKLLSGKRRAFASQFFDKIQSRVSSWLWGKTVSSLIVGVIIFFGLLIMGTPYAVTLAILAVLLNFIPFAGPAVAAIPAILLSFIISPFHALAAALLYFVANGIIESFVIVPLFMKKAIKMNPALLILFVLIGGKLGGLLGIIISIPLAAIVFLIIEEYLGKDVSD; this is encoded by the coding sequence ATGCTTAATCTTCATCGAGTTAAATTTTCAGACGCTTTTAGGCTGGCCTCCGCTTTTGGGCTAGTTGCCTTGATTCTTTTGTTTATTTTCTCTATTAGCGATATTTTACTGATCTTTTTAACCGCCCTTATTTTAGCTATCGCCCTAGATCGTCCGATTGATAAACTGGTTAAAAGAGGAATACCCCATGCGGCATCCGTTATTTTTATCTACCTTACCTTATTACTGGTTCTTAGTCTTTCTCTATATCTTATCCTTCCGCCTTTGGCTTATGAAATAAGGAGTTTTGCTATTAATTTCCCAGTCCATCTGGAAAAACTATCTGTCTTTAGTGATGACTATTTGGCTTATTCGGATGATGATGTTTCGCAACTCTCTGTTTATATTAAAAATATGTCCGATGTTATGGTTTCCAGTTCTCATACCATCTTTGGGACAGTCTTTAAGATTTTTGGTGGCGCTGCTTCTTTCCTGGCGTTATTCTTTATCGCTTTATTTCTTAACATACAAAGAGACGGTGTAAGGCATTTTATTTATAAGTTACTTTCAGGTAAGCGCAGAGCGTTTGCTTCGCAGTTTTTTGATAAAATACAGAGCAGGGTTAGTAGTTGGCTTTGGGGAAAGACGGTTAGTTCTTTAATTGTTGGTGTTATAATCTTTTTCGGTCTTTTAATAATGGGTACTCCTTACGCTGTTACTTTGGCTATTTTAGCAGTGCTACTTAACTTCATACCTTTTGCCGGTCCGGCAGTAGCTGCCATTCCCGCTATTTTATTATCCTTTATTATTTCTCCTTTTCACGCTTTAGCCGCTGCCCTTTTATATTTTGTGGCTAACGGGATTATTGAGAGCTTTGTAATAGTCCCGCTCTTTATGAAAAAGGCGATTAAGATGAATCCCGCTCTTTTGATTCTGTTTGTTCTGATTGGTGGGAAGTTGGGTGGTTTACTTGGTATTATAATTTCCATACCATTAGCGGCTATTGTTTTTCTGATTATTGAAGAATATCTCGGGAAAGATGTTAGTGATTAA
- a CDS encoding FMN-binding protein yields the protein MNEEKEVKEVSNPDSSSRFLMWLFVALVPAVVIVYAVMNRPKPQDQLLVANSNEQNVITEEKYRDGRYEVIGEYIAPSGLEQINVSVVLNDGVITESEVGALSGHPVSLKLQEAFIGGHNEEVVGRNIDEVNLGVIAGSSLTPRGFNDALEKIKAEAAL from the coding sequence ATGAATGAAGAAAAAGAAGTAAAAGAAGTTTCAAATCCTGATTCTTCGTCTCGTTTTTTAATGTGGTTATTTGTGGCTTTAGTGCCAGCGGTGGTTATTGTCTATGCCGTTATGAATCGTCCCAAACCGCAAGATCAGCTTTTGGTTGCAAATAGCAATGAACAAAATGTTATTACTGAAGAAAAATATCGGGATGGTAGATATGAGGTAATTGGTGAATACATTGCTCCAAGCGGACTTGAACAAATTAATGTTTCTGTAGTGTTAAATGATGGAGTTATTACTGAGTCTGAAGTAGGGGCTTTATCCGGTCATCCGGTTTCTCTTAAATTACAAGAAGCTTTTATCGGTGGACATAATGAAGAAGTGGTTGGTAGAAACATTGATGAAGTTAATTTGGGTGTTATTGCCGGTTCTTCCTTAACTCCTCGTGGTTTTAATGATGCTTTGGAAAAGATTAAAGCTGAAGCTGCTTTGTAA
- a CDS encoding FISUMP domain-containing protein: protein MPFFKKSSIKTIINPKRGFTLIELLVVIAVIGIVSTLAVVALNNSRASARDAKRISDLRQISSALELYYANNQQYPASLNFGEPLSDGEFVYMESLPSNPTPRTDGNCPDLDYSYYSLGNDYSITTCLGSPTQQASVSASPSFSLSSAGDFLCGQMIFDRDGYNYPTVQIGGQCWLAENLKTKTKANGVALSNLYNGSERDCIALGDVRGTEEDCSAGYTLYSWAASMDFAPSCNLNDCQASITSPHQGICPDGWHLPTDDEWHTLEMFLKDPASTCNPTRPAHWQCGPAGDKMKVGGSAGFNGIMAGKRDTLGDTFAARREGAHFWSASQKPDDPQNGAFLRLMWRSETGGWVTNTVGRTGFEKRDGLSVRCVKN, encoded by the coding sequence ATGCCATTTTTTAAAAAATCCTCTATTAAAACTATTATTAACCCTAAAAGAGGATTTACTTTAATAGAGTTATTGGTAGTTATAGCCGTTATCGGGATTGTTTCAACTCTGGCTGTGGTGGCTTTAAATAATTCAAGAGCTAGTGCCAGAGACGCTAAGAGAATTTCCGACTTAAGACAAATTTCCTCAGCCCTTGAGCTTTATTATGCTAATAACCAACAATACCCGGCCTCTCTTAATTTTGGTGAGCCTTTGTCTGATGGAGAATTTGTCTACATGGAAAGCTTACCCAGTAACCCAACTCCTCGTACAGACGGTAATTGCCCTGATCTTGATTATTCCTACTATTCTTTGGGTAATGATTATTCCATTACGACTTGTTTGGGTTCACCTACACAACAAGCCAGTGTTTCAGCTTCACCTAGCTTTTCTTTGTCTTCTGCCGGAGATTTTCTTTGCGGGCAAATGATTTTTGATAGAGATGGTTATAATTATCCAACAGTACAGATTGGAGGGCAATGTTGGTTGGCCGAGAACTTAAAAACCAAAACCAAGGCTAATGGTGTTGCTTTAAGTAATCTATATAACGGTTCGGAAAGAGATTGTATAGCCTTGGGTGATGTAAGGGGTACGGAAGAAGATTGTTCGGCCGGTTATACTCTTTATTCTTGGGCAGCGTCTATGGACTTTGCTCCTTCTTGTAATTTAAACGATTGCCAAGCCAGTATTACTAGTCCGCACCAAGGTATTTGTCCAGATGGTTGGCATCTGCCGACAGATGATGAATGGCATACCTTGGAAATGTTTTTAAAGGATCCTGCTTCTACTTGTAACCCAACTCGTCCTGCTCATTGGCAATGTGGACCAGCTGGCGATAAGATGAAAGTTGGCGGTTCCGCTGGTTTTAACGGTATTATGGCTGGCAAAAGAGATACATTAGGGGATACTTTTGCTGCCAGACGAGAAGGAGCTCATTTTTGGTCTGCCAGCCAAAAACCAGATGATCCGCAAAACGGTGCTTTTCTTCGTTTAATGTGGCGTTCGGAAACCGGTGGTTGGGTTACTAATACGGTTGGTAGGACTGGTTTTGAAAAAAGAGACGGCTTATCTGTTCGTTGTGTTAAAAACTAG
- the radC gene encoding DNA repair protein RadC yields MKTAYSLITKDIILDERTVRPLKEYILKIKDMPSDDRPRERLAKHGPSSLSIAELMAIILGNGTKKEEVMAMTARIVKEYGEKALSNQQKPKVLAEELDIPLGKAMQIVACAELGRRFFDKPSHGPVVIRTAKDVYDYLIDLRNLPKEHLRGLYLNTHHRLIHDEIISIGTINSNLIHPREVFKPAVEYGAAAVVLAHNHPSGIVTPSKADIEITNHVIAAGEIIGIPLVDHVIIGPDSFASIEADYRQA; encoded by the coding sequence ATGAAAACTGCTTATTCTCTTATTACCAAAGACATTATTCTTGATGAGCGGACAGTTAGGCCGCTTAAAGAATATATCTTAAAGATTAAGGACATGCCGTCCGATGACCGACCTAGGGAGAGGTTGGCTAAGCATGGCCCGTCTTCTTTATCTATTGCCGAATTAATGGCAATTATTTTAGGTAATGGCACTAAAAAAGAAGAGGTTATGGCGATGACCGCCAGAATAGTTAAAGAATATGGAGAGAAAGCTTTATCTAATCAGCAAAAGCCTAAGGTTTTGGCTGAAGAGTTGGATATACCCCTTGGTAAAGCTATGCAAATAGTAGCTTGTGCTGAACTTGGACGACGCTTTTTTGATAAACCGAGCCATGGTCCGGTGGTAATAAGAACTGCTAAGGATGTTTATGACTATTTAATAGATCTTCGTAATTTACCAAAAGAACATTTACGAGGTCTTTATCTTAACACTCACCATCGTTTAATCCATGATGAAATTATTTCCATTGGTACAATTAACAGTAATCTAATTCATCCAAGAGAAGTCTTTAAACCGGCAGTGGAGTACGGGGCAGCGGCAGTGGTTTTAGCACATAACCATCCTTCCGGTATAGTAACTCCCAGTAAGGCGGATATAGAGATAACCAATCATGTAATTGCTGCTGGGGAGATTATTGGTATACCATTAGTTGATCATGTTATTATTGGTCCAGATTCCTTTGCCAGTATAGAGGCGGATTATCGTCAAGCCTAA
- a CDS encoding oxidoreductase: protein MLKAIDSFVNQITMYRLVLYGLVILATLSVILGFLNVLPYSGFELLTSLLILSLVCFLATKILSRFYNVESSVITALILFFIFEPSIEKTGLLTLAAIGLTAVLSRYILAWRGKHIFNPAALAAVIFGLTGSGLAVWWVGSEFLLLPSLILGFLVTKKIRRASLVSSFIITATVVMLVITYFSGYSLVEALRVILFSWPLIFFATIMLTEPLTTPPRKETQLAYGVIVGSLFSAQFHFGPIYPTPELALVIGNIFSFIVSNKGRFNLRLRQIVNLTPSIKEFVFSPDKPLVFLSGQYMEFTVQPKGADNRGNRRYFTLASSPTEQEARLGIRYNQPSSSFKEKLKSLKPGDRVVATQAMGDFILPKDLSTPMIWLAGGIGITPFRSMAKFVCDNKQTLDCYLFYLAAQQEDFVYREIFEEAASYGLKTFYLESTKDKPFDFSHLSDYVKDYEKRLFYISGPNGLVESFSSAIIKNGVSGKQVIKDYFPGF, encoded by the coding sequence ATGTTAAAGGCCATAGATTCTTTTGTTAACCAAATAACCATGTATCGCCTGGTTTTGTATGGACTGGTTATTTTAGCTACCTTATCTGTTATTCTCGGTTTTCTTAATGTGTTGCCTTACTCCGGTTTTGAACTTTTAACTTCTTTACTTATTCTTTCTTTAGTTTGTTTTCTTGCCACCAAGATCCTTTCTCGTTTTTATAATGTTGAATCTTCAGTCATTACGGCTTTAATCCTCTTTTTTATTTTTGAACCATCCATTGAAAAAACCGGACTTTTAACTTTGGCAGCTATTGGTTTAACGGCTGTTTTAAGTCGTTATATTTTAGCTTGGCGCGGAAAACATATCTTTAATCCGGCAGCTTTAGCGGCGGTAATTTTTGGTTTAACTGGTAGCGGTTTGGCAGTTTGGTGGGTTGGTAGCGAATTTTTATTATTGCCTTCTCTTATTTTGGGCTTTTTGGTAACTAAAAAGATTAGACGAGCTTCTTTGGTTTCATCTTTCATTATTACCGCTACGGTTGTTATGTTAGTCATTACTTACTTCTCCGGTTATTCTCTAGTTGAAGCTCTAAGGGTTATCTTGTTCTCTTGGCCTCTTATTTTCTTTGCGACCATTATGTTAACTGAACCTCTAACTACACCGCCTCGTAAAGAAACTCAGTTAGCCTACGGGGTAATTGTTGGTTCGCTTTTTTCCGCCCAGTTTCATTTTGGTCCGATTTATCCGACACCGGAGTTAGCTTTGGTTATAGGTAATATTTTTTCTTTTATTGTAAGCAATAAGGGACGATTTAATTTAAGATTGCGTCAAATAGTTAACCTAACACCCTCCATTAAAGAGTTTGTTTTTAGCCCAGATAAGCCTTTGGTTTTTTTATCGGGGCAATACATGGAATTTACGGTTCAGCCCAAGGGAGCAGATAACCGCGGTAATCGTCGTTATTTTACCTTAGCCTCTTCCCCAACCGAACAAGAAGCCAGGCTAGGTATTCGCTATAATCAACCCAGTAGTTCTTTTAAGGAAAAATTAAAATCTCTTAAACCAGGAGACAGAGTAGTGGCTACCCAGGCAATGGGTGATTTTATTTTACCAAAAGATTTATCCACCCCAATGATCTGGCTGGCTGGTGGTATAGGGATTACTCCTTTTCGTAGTATGGCTAAGTTTGTTTGTGATAATAAACAAACTCTGGATTGCTACCTTTTTTATCTGGCAGCTCAGCAAGAAGATTTTGTTTATAGGGAAATTTTTGAAGAAGCGGCTAGTTATGGTCTTAAAACTTTTTACCTTGAAAGTACTAAGGACAAGCCTTTTGATTTTTCTCATTTAAGCGATTATGTTAAAGATTATGAAAAAAGGTTATTCTATATTTCCGGGCCTAATGGTTTAGTAGAGAGTTTTTCATCAGCGATTATTAAGAATGGTGTGTCCGGCAAACAAGTTATTAAGGATTATTTCCCTGGTTTTTAA
- a CDS encoding ATP-grasp domain-containing protein, whose amino-acid sequence MSTAAKQIKDNCLYCGNNPVSHHWTWFNETMAVIFNPLIAFLTDNFLMQRFNRLFDHIFSLVGKILEKAGFLSYVKERPNKLSHRTEVLWDEADSRGWRFERLIFFGKDLDYYRVFVKNDHPILFSGLPRPHYMPGLGDWWIDDKYLVKKVLSAKGLPIPKGGGFSNYNSLLRVFKKLDKPVIIKPRLGSRGRHTTTFINSEEELFKAYKRAKQLCYWVIMEEHLIGDVYRGTMIGSKLVGVLSGNPPRITGDGQSTILQLIDLKNQNRHEGVSVFVPSDYTKEFLKKIGYNLNSVLPMGTTIDLTEKIGVSYGGSSAEVTQQTHPKIKDILEQAAKAIGDPMIGFDFIIKDISADPDNQKWGIIECNGLPFINLHHDPIEGPPINAAAAVWDFVENNLNYY is encoded by the coding sequence ATGTCTACTGCGGCTAAACAGATAAAAGACAACTGTCTTTATTGCGGTAATAATCCGGTATCTCATCACTGGACTTGGTTTAATGAAACAATGGCTGTAATCTTTAATCCCCTTATTGCCTTCTTAACGGATAATTTTTTAATGCAAAGATTTAATCGTCTTTTTGATCATATTTTTTCTTTAGTTGGGAAAATTTTAGAAAAAGCCGGCTTTCTTTCTTACGTAAAAGAAAGACCAAATAAATTAAGTCATAGAACAGAAGTTTTATGGGATGAAGCGGATAGTCGCGGCTGGCGTTTTGAGCGGTTAATTTTTTTTGGGAAAGACCTAGACTATTACCGAGTTTTTGTTAAAAACGATCATCCAATTCTTTTTTCCGGATTACCAAGACCGCATTATATGCCGGGACTAGGAGATTGGTGGATAGATGATAAATACCTTGTTAAGAAGGTATTATCAGCTAAAGGCCTACCAATACCAAAAGGTGGAGGGTTTAGTAACTATAATTCATTGTTAAGAGTTTTTAAGAAATTAGATAAGCCAGTAATTATTAAACCAAGATTGGGATCAAGGGGTAGACATACTACGACTTTTATAAATTCTGAAGAAGAGTTGTTTAAGGCCTATAAAAGAGCTAAACAACTTTGTTATTGGGTAATTATGGAAGAACACCTAATAGGTGATGTCTATCGCGGTACTATGATAGGTAGTAAGTTAGTTGGAGTATTAAGTGGTAATCCACCAAGAATCACCGGAGATGGCCAAAGCACTATCCTACAACTAATTGATCTTAAAAACCAAAACAGACACGAGGGAGTTAGTGTTTTTGTTCCCTCAGATTATACTAAAGAGTTTTTAAAAAAAATCGGTTATAATCTTAATTCAGTTTTACCTATGGGTACAACCATTGACCTAACCGAAAAGATAGGTGTTTCATATGGAGGCTCAAGTGCTGAAGTAACACAACAAACGCATCCTAAGATTAAAGATATTCTAGAACAGGCGGCTAAAGCTATTGGTGACCCGATGATTGGCTTTGATTTTATTATAAAAGACATTAGCGCTGACCCGGATAACCAAAAATGGGGAATTATTGAATGTAATGGATTGCCCTTTATAAACCTACATCATGACCCAATAGAAGGACCACCCATTAACGCAGCCGCTGCAGTCTGGGATTTTGTAGAAAACAATCTTAATTATTATTAA
- a CDS encoding DoxX family membrane protein produces MLEKIIKKLNFSHYEKAARVGLALIYIWFGALKIFGVSPAEGAVEELFYATINIMDFNLFLILYGFFEVIIGILFLIPKMTKFVTYLFIIHIITTTGPLVLLPKSAWDAPLVPSFFGQYIIKNIILVITFLGVLINQNSRK; encoded by the coding sequence ATGCTGGAAAAAATAATTAAAAAACTTAATTTTTCTCATTATGAAAAAGCCGCTAGGGTTGGTTTGGCTCTGATTTATATTTGGTTTGGAGCCTTAAAGATCTTTGGAGTATCCCCGGCCGAGGGAGCAGTAGAAGAGCTTTTTTACGCCACTATAAACATAATGGACTTTAACCTCTTTCTTATCCTTTATGGTTTTTTTGAAGTTATTATTGGTATATTGTTCTTAATACCAAAAATGACGAAGTTTGTAACCTACCTTTTTATAATTCACATTATTACCACCACCGGACCTCTTGTTCTTTTGCCAAAAAGCGCTTGGGACGCTCCTTTAGTACCTAGCTTTTTCGGGCAGTATATTATAAAAAATATTATTTTGGTAATAACTTTCTTGGGAGTTTTAATTAATCAAAATAGTAGGAAATAA
- a CDS encoding magnesium transporter, giving the protein MNHIKPLRKKYHGQTAGSLMTLRVPIFDVDYKIADIHSFLSKHWKKYDSLVYVYFIDNNHYLKGVMSVKEIFRHNLSRSVESVMNKNTKGVLPTTNKEQVALMALSHGIKAVPVVDGQKKLLGVVTIDALLETLHAEGVENLLRVGGVDHQNIYDNIFRLSIWTSVKHRLPWLLIGLMGGIGAAGIIGSFEETLVNNLVLASFIPLVVYISAAVGAQMQTLMIRDMSVNHKLKFFKYFFRQGLVVLIMGIIISLVMYFFGNLWYGQAMIMAVISAAIFCAMISSLFMGLIIPYLFGKFRFDPANASGPIGTIIQDILSVVIYLSIASALLN; this is encoded by the coding sequence ATGAATCATATTAAGCCTCTAAGAAAAAAGTATCATGGACAAACAGCCGGCTCTCTTATGACCTTAAGAGTTCCGATTTTTGACGTTGATTACAAGATAGCAGATATTCATAGCTTCTTGTCTAAACATTGGAAAAAATACGATAGCTTAGTCTATGTCTATTTTATTGATAATAACCATTACCTTAAAGGCGTTATGTCGGTTAAAGAAATTTTCCGTCATAACCTCTCTCGTTCGGTGGAGTCGGTGATGAATAAAAATACTAAGGGCGTTTTACCTACTACTAATAAAGAACAAGTTGCCCTTATGGCCTTATCTCATGGTATTAAAGCCGTACCAGTGGTTGATGGGCAAAAGAAACTATTAGGCGTAGTTACGATTGATGCCCTTCTAGAAACATTACACGCCGAAGGAGTGGAGAATCTTTTAAGAGTTGGAGGTGTGGATCATCAAAATATTTATGATAACATTTTTCGTTTATCCATCTGGACTTCGGTTAAGCATCGCCTACCTTGGTTGTTAATTGGTTTAATGGGAGGTATTGGGGCAGCGGGAATTATTGGCTCTTTTGAGGAAACCTTGGTTAACAATCTAGTTTTAGCCTCTTTTATTCCTTTGGTAGTCTATATCTCCGCAGCCGTGGGTGCGCAAATGCAGACTTTAATGATTAGAGATATGTCAGTTAATCATAAGCTTAAGTTTTTTAAATATTTCTTTAGACAAGGACTAGTGGTTTTAATAATGGGAATAATAATTTCTTTGGTTATGTATTTTTTTGGGAATCTTTGGTATGGACAAGCAATGATTATGGCAGTGATTAGTGCGGCTATCTTTTGTGCCATGATTTCTTCCTTGTTTATGGGTTTAATCATTCCCTACCTTTTCGGCAAGTTCCGTTTTGATCCCGCTAACGCCAGTGGCCCGATAGGTACGATTATCCAAGACATCTTAAGTGTAGTGATTTATCTTAGTATTGCTTCAGCGCTTTTGAACTAA
- a CDS encoding quinone-dependent dihydroorotate dehydrogenase, which yields MKTPYQQPLKIIILSWLYSRVIKPIFFLFDEEKVHNFMMSFGTFLGNSKIAKKILSKFLVFHNKTLEQNIGGINFKNPIGLAAGFDKNGVLVNLLQSVGFGFAEIGSITAQACTGNPGKRLWRLKKLKSLVVNLGLNGQGVDRVLGNIKNKKSSLPIGLSLAATNCQANAETQEAINDFKISYEKIMTTQLGDYLTINLSCPNAFGGESFLKPQRLEKLMFALFGERTKTQENNNNNNNFKKPIFLKLSAQIDEDDLRGIIKIAEDYNLTGFICSNLLKNREGLKNGSSAIPEVGGLSGKPLAKLSTELIARIYKLAGKKFIIIGCGGIFSGQDAYEKIRAGASLLQMITGMIYQGPQVVSQINRELAYLIKKDGYKSVSEAIGVDSN from the coding sequence ATGAAAACCCCATACCAACAACCTCTTAAAATTATTATCTTATCTTGGCTTTACTCTAGAGTTATAAAACCAATCTTCTTTCTTTTTGACGAAGAAAAGGTACATAATTTTATGATGTCCTTTGGGACCTTTTTAGGTAATTCAAAAATTGCCAAAAAGATATTATCAAAATTTCTTGTCTTTCATAATAAAACCCTTGAACAAAATATTGGCGGAATAAACTTTAAAAATCCGATCGGCTTGGCTGCCGGTTTTGATAAAAACGGTGTACTTGTTAATTTACTTCAAAGTGTTGGTTTTGGTTTTGCGGAAATAGGTTCCATCACCGCCCAAGCTTGTACCGGCAATCCCGGTAAAAGACTTTGGCGACTTAAAAAATTAAAAAGCTTAGTTGTAAACTTAGGTCTTAATGGACAAGGCGTTGATCGAGTTCTTGGAAATATAAAGAACAAAAAATCTTCTTTGCCGATTGGCTTAAGTTTAGCAGCTACTAATTGTCAGGCTAACGCTGAAACTCAAGAAGCCATAAATGATTTTAAAATAAGTTATGAGAAAATAATGACTACACAGCTAGGCGACTACCTTACCATTAATCTAAGTTGTCCTAATGCCTTTGGTGGAGAAAGTTTCTTAAAACCTCAAAGACTTGAAAAACTTATGTTCGCCTTATTTGGAGAAAGAACAAAAACACAAGAAAATAATAATAACAATAATAATTTCAAAAAACCAATTTTCTTAAAACTATCCGCCCAAATAGACGAAGATGATCTTAGAGGAATAATTAAAATAGCCGAAGACTATAACCTAACCGGTTTTATTTGTTCTAATCTACTAAAGAACAGAGAGGGGTTAAAAAACGGTTCATCAGCTATTCCAGAGGTTGGAGGGCTTAGTGGCAAGCCTCTAGCTAAACTTTCCACCGAGCTAATCGCCAGGATATATAAGCTAGCTGGCAAAAAATTTATAATAATCGGTTGTGGGGGAATTTTTTCCGGACAAGACGCTTATGAAAAAATACGAGCAGGCGCTTCTTTATTGCAGATGATAACCGGTATGATCTATCAGGGACCACAAGTAGTTTCTCAAATTAACCGAGAATTAGCTTACCTTATTAAAAAAGACGGTTATAAATCCGTCTCAGAGGCGATTGGTGTAGATTCTAATTAA